A single Pseudomonas putida DNA region contains:
- a CDS encoding vWA domain-containing protein, with protein sequence MPRAGKLAGASRGRARAASTGRVAWLPTLLKGRPTLRQDLCWQQRQAQANELWLVIVDASASTRRHQALAQCKGLLAELFDQAYRQRARLALLTASGGVPQWQRHGLKASASLQPWLQALGAGGGTPLIAALEQARRWLQARHKAHPHELQRCLVFTDGRLQRWQAVQPMPCTTVLVDMELAPVRLGRAQQLATELQAEYQHLEQFKVKK encoded by the coding sequence ATGCCCCGTGCCGGAAAACTGGCGGGTGCCAGCCGTGGCCGCGCCCGTGCGGCCTCCACTGGCCGGGTGGCATGGCTGCCGACTTTGCTAAAAGGGCGCCCCACGTTGCGCCAGGACCTTTGCTGGCAGCAGCGCCAGGCCCAGGCCAATGAATTGTGGTTGGTGATCGTTGACGCCTCGGCTTCGACGCGGCGCCATCAGGCCCTGGCGCAGTGCAAGGGCTTGCTGGCCGAGCTGTTCGACCAGGCCTATCGGCAACGCGCCCGTCTTGCCCTGCTGACCGCCAGCGGTGGCGTACCGCAATGGCAGCGTCATGGCCTCAAGGCATCGGCAAGCCTGCAGCCTTGGTTGCAGGCCTTGGGCGCTGGCGGCGGCACGCCTTTGATCGCAGCGCTTGAACAGGCGCGGCGCTGGCTGCAGGCCCGGCACAAAGCACATCCTCACGAGTTGCAGCGTTGCCTGGTGTTTACCGATGGTCGCCTGCAACGTTGGCAGGCTGTGCAACCCATGCCCTGTACCACCGTTCTGGTAGACATGGAATTGGCGCCAGTGCGCCTGGGGCGAGCACAACAGTTGGCCACGGAGCTACAGGCCGAGTATCAGCATCTTGAGCAATTCAAGGTAAAGAAGTAA
- a CDS encoding ATP-binding protein, whose product MSEPVQFPLAAVVGAEDLKLALCLTAIDPKIGGVLIEGPRGMAKSTLARGLADLLGEGPFVTLPLGASEERLVGTLDLDAALGQGKAQFSPGVLAQADGGVLYVDEVNLLPDTLVDLLLDVAASGTNRIERDGISHRHSARFVLIGTMNPEEGELRPQLLDRFGLNVVLEGLPAPQARQQIIRRRLAFDSDPQAFCEQWASAQAQLRERCQAARQGLAAIALDDQALAWITERCFAAGVDGLRADLVWLRAARAHCAWRGGQAIEEGDVDAVAEFALRHRRRTAPDAPATAPPGAADGRESQGEGGQGDWGALPAQPVSSGARREVPNWAKKP is encoded by the coding sequence ATGAGTGAACCCGTACAATTTCCGCTGGCTGCCGTGGTCGGTGCCGAGGACCTCAAGCTGGCCCTGTGCCTGACCGCTATCGACCCGAAGATCGGTGGCGTGCTCATCGAGGGCCCGCGCGGCATGGCCAAGAGCACCCTGGCCCGCGGCCTGGCCGACCTGCTGGGCGAGGGGCCATTCGTGACCTTGCCGCTGGGGGCAAGTGAAGAGCGCCTGGTCGGCACGCTGGACCTGGATGCCGCACTCGGCCAGGGCAAGGCGCAGTTTTCCCCAGGTGTGCTGGCCCAGGCCGACGGCGGCGTGCTGTATGTCGATGAAGTCAACCTGCTGCCCGACACCTTGGTCGACCTGTTGCTGGATGTGGCCGCCAGTGGCACCAACCGCATCGAACGTGACGGCATTTCCCATCGACACAGTGCCCGTTTCGTCCTGATCGGTACCATGAACCCCGAAGAAGGCGAGTTGCGCCCGCAGTTGCTCGACCGCTTTGGCCTGAACGTAGTGCTCGAAGGCCTGCCGGCTCCGCAGGCGCGTCAGCAGATCATTCGCCGACGGCTGGCCTTCGATAGCGACCCGCAGGCGTTCTGTGAACAGTGGGCCAGCGCCCAGGCACAGCTGCGAGAGCGCTGCCAGGCCGCGCGTCAGGGCCTGGCAGCAATCGCACTGGACGATCAGGCCCTGGCTTGGATTACCGAGCGTTGCTTTGCTGCCGGTGTCGATGGTTTGCGTGCCGACCTGGTCTGGCTGCGCGCCGCCCGAGCCCATTGTGCCTGGCGCGGTGGGCAGGCGATCGAAGAAGGCGATGTCGATGCCGTGGCAGAGTTCGCCTTGCGCCATCGTCGGCGTACGGCGCCTGATGCGCCGGCCACTGCGCCGCCGGGCGCGGCTGATGGCCGCGAAAGCCAGGGCGAGGGCGGGCAGGGTGACTGGGGCGCGCTGCCCGCGCAGCCTGTGAGCAGCGGCGCGCGGCGAGAGGTACCGAACTGGGCAAAAAAGCCCTGA
- the cobN gene encoding cobaltochelatase subunit CobN, with protein sequence MHLLRTQPGGFVPDDSIADLGQTPAELVILCSGDSHLALLAETAEQLPDDFPSLRLANPMQVQNHASVDLYVDEVLRHAKVILVSLHGGVGYWRYGVEQLVELAARGVQLILVPGDDRPDPELTGLGTVIGEPAERLWHYLRQGGKSNAVNLFKCLANQWLGRDYRWDEPQPLPRTSVYHPGKPGAQLEDWYSQWNAEYPVAPLLFYRSHLQAANTAFIDVFCERLQAAGLNPLPIAVASLKESACLEQVEAWLDEVGAEVLINTTGFALSSPERPNLRPFRRDIPVLQAICAQDNQPGWEASEQGLGARDLAMHIALPELDGRIITRPVSFKDMAWRSERSQSDVVCYRAHPERMDFVAELARRWVELARLPNGQKRVALVLANYPTRDGRIGNGVGLDTPAAALNILQALQAEGYPLATLPASGTQLIHQLLGGVTNDLEHLDQRPCAQSLSLADYQAAFERLPEANRQAVLERWGPPEKDPMYRQGRLMVAGLRFGMTFVGIQPARGYQVDPSAVYHDPDLVPPHGYLAFHFWLRHAFAADAVIHVGKHGNLEWLPGKGVGLSEQCWPDALLGPLPNIYPFIVNDPGEGAQAKRRTQAVIIDHLMPPLTRAETYGPLRHLEQLADEFYEAQLLDPRRARELQRDILELVKANHIDRELQLEGQLDDAAVWLPRLDTYLCDLKESQIRDGLHVFGQSPQARLRIDTLLALLRVERGDGRGGNASLLRTLAKALVLGFDPLDCDLGEAWSGPRPALLQAVDEGAWRTCGDTRERLELLALRIIEQALQGLVQLPGEPEWQPVHDVIKALCEQVAPDLDACGAAEINGLLAALAGRFVPAGPSGAPSRGRLDVLPTGRNFYTVDVRNLPTTTAWRLGFASANLILERHLQDHGDHLRQLGLSVWGTATMRTGGDDIAQAMALMGVRPVWATGSQRVDDFEILPLSLLDRPRVDVTLRVSGFFRDAFGNLIRLFDAAVQAVAALDEPADLNPLAARVRNERASLQAQGVDAEQAARQAGWRVFGAKPGAYGAGVQNAIDGRLWHSRDDLAEVYLNHGGYAYGASDEGTPARAQFARRLGQVQAVLQNQDNHEHDLLDSNDYYQFQGGMLAASETLSGAAVASYHGDHSQVDRPRIRTLKEELNRVIRARALNPKWIDGAKRHGYKGAFELAATVDNLFAFDATTHLIDDHHYQSLADAYVLDPATRDFMREHNPEALRDLTERLLEAQQRGLWEAPGDYREALEEQLLDGEEQA encoded by the coding sequence ATGCACCTGCTGCGGACCCAGCCCGGCGGCTTCGTGCCGGACGACAGCATTGCCGACCTCGGCCAGACACCCGCCGAGCTGGTGATCCTCTGCAGCGGCGATTCGCACCTGGCATTGCTCGCCGAAACGGCCGAGCAACTGCCAGACGATTTCCCCAGCCTGCGCCTGGCCAACCCGATGCAGGTGCAGAACCATGCCTCGGTCGACCTGTATGTCGACGAGGTGCTGCGCCATGCCAAGGTAATCCTGGTGTCGCTGCACGGCGGCGTTGGCTACTGGCGCTATGGCGTCGAGCAGCTGGTCGAGCTGGCGGCAAGGGGCGTGCAACTGATCCTGGTGCCCGGCGATGACCGCCCGGACCCGGAGCTGACCGGCCTGGGCACGGTCATCGGCGAGCCGGCCGAGCGGCTCTGGCACTACCTGCGCCAGGGCGGCAAAAGCAATGCCGTCAACCTGTTCAAATGCCTGGCCAACCAGTGGCTGGGGCGCGATTACCGTTGGGACGAACCGCAGCCTTTGCCGCGGACTTCGGTGTATCACCCAGGCAAGCCCGGCGCGCAGCTCGAAGACTGGTACAGCCAGTGGAACGCCGAATACCCGGTGGCCCCGTTGCTGTTTTATCGCTCGCACCTGCAGGCCGCCAACACTGCGTTCATCGACGTCTTCTGCGAGCGCTTGCAGGCGGCCGGCCTCAACCCATTGCCCATCGCGGTGGCCAGCCTCAAGGAAAGTGCCTGCCTGGAGCAGGTCGAAGCCTGGCTGGACGAAGTAGGCGCCGAGGTGTTGATCAACACCACAGGTTTTGCCTTGTCCAGCCCGGAGCGCCCCAACCTGCGGCCGTTCCGTCGTGATATCCCGGTGTTGCAGGCCATCTGCGCGCAGGACAACCAACCCGGTTGGGAAGCCAGCGAGCAGGGCCTCGGTGCCCGCGACCTGGCCATGCACATCGCCTTGCCGGAACTGGACGGGCGCATCATCACTCGCCCAGTGAGCTTCAAGGACATGGCCTGGCGCAGCGAGCGCAGCCAGTCAGACGTGGTCTGTTACCGCGCTCACCCCGAACGCATGGACTTCGTCGCCGAACTGGCGCGCCGCTGGGTCGAACTGGCGCGCCTGCCCAATGGGCAAAAGCGTGTAGCCCTGGTGCTGGCCAACTACCCGACCCGCGATGGCCGCATCGGCAACGGCGTTGGCCTGGACACCCCGGCTGCCGCCCTGAACATCCTCCAGGCACTGCAGGCCGAGGGCTATCCGCTGGCCACGCTGCCAGCTAGCGGTACGCAGTTGATTCACCAATTGCTCGGCGGTGTCACCAACGATCTCGAACACCTCGACCAGCGCCCCTGCGCCCAGAGCCTGAGCCTGGCGGACTACCAGGCGGCGTTCGAACGCTTGCCCGAGGCCAACCGCCAAGCCGTGCTGGAGCGTTGGGGGCCGCCCGAAAAGGACCCGATGTACCGCCAAGGCCGCCTGATGGTGGCCGGGCTGCGCTTTGGCATGACCTTCGTCGGCATCCAACCTGCGCGTGGCTATCAGGTCGATCCCAGCGCGGTGTACCACGACCCCGACCTGGTGCCGCCGCATGGCTACCTGGCGTTTCACTTCTGGCTGCGCCATGCCTTTGCCGCCGATGCCGTCATCCACGTCGGCAAGCACGGCAACCTCGAGTGGCTGCCTGGCAAGGGCGTCGGCCTGTCCGAGCAATGCTGGCCTGACGCGTTGCTCGGCCCGCTGCCGAATATCTACCCGTTCATCGTCAATGACCCGGGCGAGGGCGCCCAGGCCAAGCGCCGGACCCAGGCGGTGATCATCGATCACCTGATGCCGCCGCTGACCCGCGCCGAAACCTATGGCCCCCTGCGTCATCTGGAACAGCTGGCGGACGAGTTCTACGAAGCCCAGCTGCTTGACCCGCGCCGCGCACGTGAACTGCAACGCGACATTCTTGAGCTGGTCAAGGCCAACCACATCGACCGTGAGTTGCAGCTGGAAGGCCAGCTGGACGATGCTGCAGTGTGGCTGCCACGCCTGGACACCTACCTGTGCGACCTCAAGGAATCGCAGATTCGCGATGGCCTGCATGTATTTGGCCAGTCGCCGCAGGCACGTCTGCGCATCGATACCTTGCTGGCTTTGCTGCGGGTGGAACGTGGCGATGGCCGCGGCGGCAACGCCAGCTTGTTGCGCACGCTGGCCAAGGCACTGGTGCTAGGCTTCGATCCCCTCGATTGCGACCTCGGCGAGGCTTGGTCAGGCCCGCGCCCAGCACTGCTGCAGGCGGTGGACGAAGGTGCCTGGCGCACCTGTGGCGATACCCGCGAGCGCCTTGAGTTGCTTGCGCTGCGCATCATCGAACAAGCATTGCAGGGGCTTGTGCAGTTGCCCGGCGAGCCTGAGTGGCAGCCGGTGCACGACGTGATAAAAGCCCTGTGCGAGCAGGTCGCACCGGACCTGGATGCCTGCGGCGCTGCAGAGATCAATGGCCTGCTTGCCGCGCTGGCCGGGCGTTTCGTGCCGGCCGGCCCCAGCGGTGCACCTAGCCGTGGTCGCCTGGATGTATTGCCCACCGGGCGCAACTTCTACACCGTGGATGTGCGCAACCTGCCGACCACCACGGCCTGGCGCCTGGGGTTCGCTTCGGCCAACCTGATCCTGGAGCGGCACCTGCAGGACCACGGCGACCATCTGCGCCAGCTGGGCCTGTCGGTGTGGGGCACGGCGACCATGCGCACGGGGGGCGACGACATTGCCCAGGCCATGGCGTTGATGGGCGTGCGCCCGGTGTGGGCAACCGGCAGTCAGCGTGTCGACGACTTCGAGATCTTGCCGTTGAGCCTGCTCGACCGCCCGCGAGTGGACGTGACACTGCGTGTATCGGGCTTCTTCCGCGATGCCTTCGGCAACCTGATCCGCCTGTTCGATGCCGCAGTTCAGGCGGTGGCGGCCCTAGACGAGCCCGCCGACCTCAACCCCCTGGCCGCCCGGGTGCGTAACGAACGCGCCAGCCTGCAGGCACAGGGCGTGGATGCCGAGCAGGCGGCGCGTCAGGCCGGCTGGCGAGTGTTCGGGGCCAAACCTGGCGCCTACGGGGCCGGCGTACAGAACGCCATCGATGGCCGCCTGTGGCACAGCCGCGACGACCTCGCCGAGGTGTACCTCAACCACGGTGGCTACGCCTACGGTGCCAGCGATGAGGGCACCCCGGCACGCGCCCAGTTCGCCCGGCGCCTGGGCCAGGTGCAGGCGGTGTTGCAGAACCAGGACAACCACGAGCACGACCTGCTCGACTCCAACGATTACTATCAGTTCCAGGGCGGCATGCTGGCGGCTTCGGAGACCTTGTCCGGTGCGGCGGTGGCCAGTTACCACGGTGACCACAGCCAGGTCGACCGGCCGCGGATCCGCACCTTGAAGGAAGAGCTGAATCGCGTGATACGTGCCCGTGCCCTGAACCCGAAATGGATCGACGGGGCGAAACGCCACGGCTACAAGGGCGCCTTCGAGTTGGCCGCGACTGTCGACAACCTGTTCGCTTTCGACGCCACCACGCACCTGATCGACGACCATCATTACCAGTCGCTGGCCGATGCCTATGTGCTCGACCCGGCGACCCGCGACTTCATGCGCGAGCACAACCCCGAGGCCCTGCGCGACCTCACCGAACGCTTGCTGGAGGCCCAGCAGCGCGGGCTCTGGGAAGCCCCCGGTGACTACCGCGAGGCGCTTGAGGAGCAGTTGCTCGACGGAGAGGAACAGGCTTGA
- the cobW gene encoding cobalamin biosynthesis protein CobW, producing the protein MKTLAKLPVTIVTGFLGSGKTTLLRHMLDNAHGRRIAVIVNEFGELGIDGEILKQCSIGCTEEEASGRVYELANGCLCCTVQEEFFPVMRELVARRGDLDHILIETSGLALPKPLVQAFQWPEIRNACTVDAVITVVDSPAVAAGTFAAYPEQVDAQRKLDPNLDHESPLHELFADQLASADLVVLNKADLIDAEGLAKVRAEVAEELPPAVKVIEASSGRLPLDVLLGVGAESEVHIDGRRTHHDSHHDGDDHDDHDHDAFDSISIDLPEADESLLLDALTQLVVEFGILRAKGFAAIPGKPMRLLVQGVGTRFDKHFDRAWRADEPRITRLVLIGQDLDAVQLEARLRQALGA; encoded by the coding sequence ATGAAAACACTGGCCAAGCTCCCCGTCACCATCGTTACCGGCTTCCTCGGCTCGGGCAAGACCACCTTGCTGCGCCACATGCTCGACAACGCCCACGGCCGCCGCATCGCGGTCATCGTCAACGAATTCGGCGAGCTTGGCATCGACGGCGAAATCCTCAAGCAATGCAGCATCGGCTGCACCGAGGAAGAAGCCAGCGGCCGCGTCTATGAACTGGCCAACGGCTGCCTGTGCTGCACCGTGCAGGAGGAGTTCTTCCCGGTAATGCGCGAACTGGTCGCACGCCGCGGCGACCTTGATCACATCCTCATCGAAACCAGCGGCCTGGCACTGCCCAAACCACTGGTGCAAGCCTTCCAGTGGCCGGAAATCCGCAATGCCTGCACCGTTGACGCGGTCATTACCGTGGTCGACAGCCCGGCCGTGGCCGCCGGCACCTTCGCCGCCTACCCAGAGCAGGTCGACGCGCAACGTAAGCTCGACCCCAACCTGGACCACGAATCGCCGCTGCATGAGCTGTTCGCCGATCAGCTGGCCAGCGCCGACCTGGTGGTGCTGAACAAGGCTGACCTGATCGACGCCGAAGGCCTGGCCAAGGTCCGTGCCGAAGTGGCCGAGGAGCTGCCGCCTGCGGTCAAGGTGATCGAAGCCAGCAGCGGCCGGCTGCCCCTGGACGTGCTTCTGGGCGTTGGCGCAGAGTCCGAGGTGCACATTGATGGCCGCCGCACCCACCACGATTCCCACCATGACGGCGATGATCATGACGATCATGACCACGACGCCTTCGACTCGATCTCCATCGACCTGCCCGAAGCCGACGAAAGCCTGCTGCTCGACGCCCTGACCCAGTTGGTAGTGGAGTTCGGCATCTTGCGCGCCAAAGGCTTTGCGGCCATCCCTGGCAAACCGATGCGCCTGCTGGTGCAGGGCGTGGGCACCCGTTTCGACAAACACTTCGACCGCGCCTGGCGCGCCGACGAGCCACGCATCACCCGCCTTGTGCTGATTGGCCAGGACCTCGATGCCGTGCAACTGGAAGCGCGCCTGCGCCAGGCCCTGGGCGCCTGA
- a CDS encoding CbtB domain-containing protein yields MPITSAKHSIATPVSLSQRMVIAVGASLLGLCLVYFAGFSHIEAVHNAAHDTRHSAAFPCH; encoded by the coding sequence ATGCCCATCACCAGCGCCAAACACAGCATCGCCACCCCCGTATCCCTCAGCCAGCGCATGGTCATCGCCGTCGGCGCCAGCCTGCTCGGCCTGTGCCTGGTCTACTTTGCCGGCTTCTCGCATATCGAAGCCGTGCACAACGCCGCGCACGACACCCGCCACAGCGCTGCCTTCCCTTGCCACTGA
- a CDS encoding CbtA family protein codes for MIKRIARTAGFSGLLAALLLTLLQSFWVAPLILQAETYESAAPAAEHHSHGEEASAGHSHSEEAWSPEDGWQRILSTTGGNLVVAVGFALILTALYSLREPGRTSTGALWGLAGFAVFCLAPTLGLPPELPGTAAADLGQRQSWWIGTAAATALGLALLVFARHGLLKALGAVLLVVPHVIGAPQPEVHESLAPQALENQFKIASWLTNAAFWVALGLLSAWLYRRSSHA; via the coding sequence ATGATCAAGCGTATCGCCCGCACTGCCGGGTTCAGCGGCCTGCTCGCCGCCCTGTTGCTGACCCTGCTGCAAAGCTTCTGGGTCGCACCGCTGATCCTCCAGGCGGAAACCTACGAATCGGCCGCCCCCGCAGCCGAGCACCACAGCCACGGCGAAGAAGCCAGCGCCGGCCACAGCCACAGCGAAGAAGCCTGGTCGCCGGAGGATGGCTGGCAGCGCATCCTGTCGACCACCGGCGGCAATCTGGTGGTCGCCGTCGGCTTCGCCTTGATCCTCACCGCCCTCTACAGCCTGCGTGAACCGGGCCGTACCAGCACCGGTGCGCTGTGGGGGCTGGCCGGCTTTGCCGTGTTCTGCCTGGCACCGACCCTGGGCTTGCCGCCAGAGCTGCCAGGCACTGCCGCCGCCGACCTCGGTCAGCGCCAGAGCTGGTGGATCGGCACCGCAGCCGCCACCGCACTCGGCCTGGCATTGCTGGTGTTCGCCCGCCATGGGTTGCTCAAGGCACTGGGCGCGGTATTGCTGGTAGTACCCCACGTGATCGGCGCGCCACAGCCGGAGGTCCACGAAAGCCTGGCCCCGCAAGCGCTGGAAAATCAGTTCAAGATCGCTTCCTGGCTGACCAACGCGGCGTTTTGGGTGGCCCTGGGCCTGCTCAGCGCCTGGCTGTATCGCCGCTCCAGCCACGCCTGA
- a CDS encoding cobalamin biosynthesis protein, which produces MPALYAGFGCRRGCPVEVLDTLLHEVLQRHGLNASALNGLASIAGKADEPGLQQLAARHALPLLVFDAEQLQAFEPQLSHRSPVAYAHSGCWGVAESAALALASLSHASAILKVTRQVLGPATLALACSR; this is translated from the coding sequence CTGCCGGCGTTGTACGCCGGCTTCGGTTGCCGCCGGGGCTGCCCGGTGGAGGTTCTCGATACCTTGTTGCATGAAGTGCTGCAGCGTCATGGCCTGAACGCCTCAGCGCTTAACGGCCTTGCCAGCATCGCCGGCAAGGCCGATGAGCCAGGCCTGCAACAACTTGCAGCACGTCACGCCCTGCCTTTGCTGGTTTTCGATGCCGAGCAACTGCAGGCGTTCGAGCCACAACTCAGCCACCGCTCCCCAGTTGCCTACGCCCACAGCGGCTGCTGGGGCGTGGCCGAGAGCGCGGCACTGGCCCTGGCCAGCCTCAGTCACGCAAGCGCCATACTCAAGGTGACCCGGCAAGTGCTCGGCCCCGCTACCCTGGCATTGGCCTGCAGCCGATAA
- the cobM gene encoding precorrin-4 C(11)-methyltransferase has translation MTVYFIGAGPGDPELITVKGQRLIRQCPVIIYAGSLVPAAVLEGHRAETVINSAELHLEQIIDAIRAAHAKGHDVARVHSGDPSLYGAIGEQIRHLRELGIDYQIVPGVTATAASAALLGCELTLPQVAQTVILTRYGDSSPMPAGEQLGDLARHGSTLAIHLGVKHLPRIVEELLPHYGPDCPIAVVHRATWPDQDWVRGTLADIVEQVASKGFRRTALILVGHVLGDAPFTESALYRAGHAHLYRPGE, from the coding sequence ATGACGGTCTACTTCATCGGCGCCGGCCCCGGCGACCCGGAACTGATCACGGTCAAGGGCCAGCGCCTGATCCGCCAGTGCCCGGTGATCATCTACGCAGGCTCCCTGGTACCCGCCGCGGTGCTCGAAGGCCATCGTGCCGAGACGGTCATCAACAGCGCCGAACTGCACCTTGAGCAGATCATCGACGCCATCCGCGCAGCACATGCCAAGGGCCATGACGTGGCCCGGGTGCACAGTGGCGACCCAAGCCTGTACGGCGCCATCGGCGAGCAGATCCGCCACCTGCGCGAACTGGGCATCGACTACCAGATAGTCCCCGGGGTCACAGCCACCGCAGCCAGTGCGGCGCTGCTTGGCTGTGAACTGACCCTGCCGCAAGTGGCACAGACGGTCATCCTCACCCGCTACGGCGACAGCTCCCCCATGCCCGCAGGCGAACAGCTCGGCGACCTTGCCCGCCATGGCAGCACCCTGGCCATTCACCTCGGGGTCAAGCACCTGCCACGCATCGTCGAAGAACTGCTGCCCCACTACGGTCCCGACTGCCCGATCGCAGTGGTTCATCGCGCCACCTGGCCGGATCAGGACTGGGTGCGCGGTACGCTGGCCGATATCGTCGAGCAGGTTGCCAGCAAGGGCTTTCGACGCACCGCACTGATCCTCGTCGGCCATGTGCTCGGCGATGCGCCGTTCACCGAGTCGGCGTTGTACCGCGCCGGCCACGCTCACCTGTACCGCCCCGGCGAGTAG